DNA sequence from the Rhizobium lusitanum genome:
CATGACGCGCATGCTCGGCTTAACCTCGATGAACGTCGGCGCATCGAGCACATCGACTAGTGGCGTCGGCGCATCGTCCGAAGCGCAAAAGAACCCACTTTCGATGTATCTCGTTCTCGACCGCTCCGGCTCAATGGACGAGGCGACAAACACGGTCAATGCCGAGAAGCCGACGACCACTTATACCTATTCCTGCAGGACGACGAACTCATGGGGCTTGCCGGTCAACGGCAACTGCACGGGCACGAAAGCCAACTATTACACAAAGATTGAATCGCTGAAGATCGCGGTCACCAACCTATCGACACAGCTCAACAAAGCCGATCCGAACAACCAATATGTTCGCACCGGTGCAGACTCGTATAACTCCGTCGCTCAGACACCTTCAGCGCTAGCCTGGGGTACGACCGGTGTCACCAAATACGTTAACAATCTGACGGCAAGCGGAACGACGAATTCGGCGCCAGCCTTCACCGCTGCGGTAACGGCTCTGACATTGGCATCCACGACACCTGGACTGACAAACGAACAACTGCAGCACAAAAACAAAAGTGGAATAGCGAACCCGTCCACATACATCGTCTTTATGACAGACGGCGAAAACAACGTCGCAAACGCTGATACGGAAACAAAAAAACAGTGCGACAAAGCACGCAATGCCGGCATCCGTGTCTACACCATCGCCTTCATGGCTCCGGAAAACGGTGAAGCATTGCTGAAGTACTGCGCGACGACGGCCTCTGACTATTTCACTCCGCAGAATGCCGCAGATCTGTTCAGCGCCTTCTCATCGATCGCGAGTCAAACATCGAAACAAATCACCCTGCTGACCAAATGAGGTCCAATGCCGGGCATACCGACGACCAAAGAGGGGCCACAAATGCAAAAGCCGCTCCGGAGCAATCCGGGGCGGCTTTTTCTAGTCAATCAATCCGCCGATAAGAGCCGGAAAAACAACCGAAATCAAGTCTTTTCGCTGCCTCGGGAATGCTGGTGGGCTATTTTCACCTCCGTCGGAATTCACCTGTTGCAACAACTTTACATCGGTGCGTAAACTGCTAGTTAGACGAGATGGCAATTTGGTTTACTCAGGCGTAACATTCTGAATATAAATCACAAATGGCGAGAGTTGATAGTATGAATAGCTTGACGAAGGCCAATCTCCCCGCCCCAGCTCCCCGCAGTTCCCGCCCTGAAATCCTCGCAGAGGAAATCATCGAGCGCCTGACCTATCGCATCGGCAAGGACGCGAAAGTCGCCAAGCCGCATGATTGGCTGACCGCAACCATCCTCGTCATTCGCGACCGCGTCATCGACAAGTGGATGGAATCGACCCGCCGGGCCTACGAGACCGACGCCAAGCGCGTCTATTATCTCTCCCTCGAATTCCTCATCGGCCGCCTGATGCGTGATGCGGTCTCCAACCTCGGCCTGATGGAGGAGATCACCCACGCACTCTCCTCGCTCGGTGTCGATATCCGTGTGATTGCCGGTCTCGAGCCCGATGCGGCGCTCGGCAATGGTGGTCTTGGTCGTCTGGCTGCCTGTTTCATGGAATCGATGGCCACCGTCGAGGTCCCGGCCTATGGCTACGGCATCCGCTATGTCCACGGTCTCTTCCGTCAGCAGATGGCCGACGGCTGGCAGGTGGAGCTGCCGGAAACCTGGCTTGCCCACGGCAACCCCTGGGAATTCGAGCGCCGGGAAAGCGCCTATGAAATCGGCTTCGGCGGCGCCGTCGAAACCGTTGGCGATCATGATGACCAGCCCCGCTACGTCTGGAAACCTGCCGAGCGCGTCATCGCCGCCGCCTTCGATACACCCGTCGTCGGCTGGCGCGGCAACCGCGTCAACACGCTGCGTCTCTGGTCGGCCCAGCCGATCGACCCGATCCTGCTCGACGCCTTCAACGCCGGCGATCACATCGGCGCACTGCGCGAAAGCAACAAGGCCGAAAGCCTGACCCGCGTCCTCTATCCGGCCGATGGCACCCCCGCCGGCCAGGAGCTGCGCCTGCGCCAGGAGTTCTTCTTCTCCTCCGCCT
Encoded proteins:
- a CDS encoding vWA domain-containing protein: MIIGSSKFRSLLQLIRDRSGNFGILTAIALPVVAATAGVAVDVTNMAVSNSQLQAATDAAALATATALGNGTATTSNAQQLATQFVTGQMSNYLAGDTDTINSLKTGTSASITKTTDSSGNAGYTVVVDASYSMQVNGMTRMLGLTSMNVGASSTSTSGVGASSEAQKNPLSMYLVLDRSGSMDEATNTVNAEKPTTTYTYSCRTTNSWGLPVNGNCTGTKANYYTKIESLKIAVTNLSTQLNKADPNNQYVRTGADSYNSVAQTPSALAWGTTGVTKYVNNLTASGTTNSAPAFTAAVTALTLASTTPGLTNEQLQHKNKSGIANPSTYIVFMTDGENNVANADTETKKQCDKARNAGIRVYTIAFMAPENGEALLKYCATTASDYFTPQNAADLFSAFSSIASQTSKQITLLTK